From the genome of Geminocystis herdmanii PCC 6308, one region includes:
- the hisB gene encoding imidazoleglycerol-phosphate dehydratase HisB — protein sequence MSIINTLPHNLESIVHKTRIASVSRTTKETDIQVQVNLDGEGKCNVNTGVPFLDHMLHQICSHGLLDLDIQAKGDIEIDDHHTNEDVAITLGQAIAQAVGNRKGIHRFGHFVAPLDEALIQVALDFSGRPHLSYGLDIPTQRVGNYDTQLVREFFVALVNHSQITLHIRQLDGINSHHIIEATFKAFARAMRMALEIDSRRIHEIPSSKGVL from the coding sequence ATGTCTATCATTAATACTTTACCTCATAATTTAGAATCGATCGTCCATAAAACTCGTATTGCCTCCGTTAGTCGCACCACCAAAGAAACTGATATTCAAGTACAAGTTAACCTTGATGGGGAAGGCAAATGTAATGTTAATACTGGAGTTCCTTTTTTGGATCATATGTTACATCAAATCTGCTCCCATGGCTTACTCGACTTAGACATTCAAGCTAAAGGTGACATTGAGATTGATGATCACCATACAAATGAAGATGTAGCAATTACATTAGGACAAGCCATCGCCCAAGCCGTTGGAAATCGTAAAGGTATCCATCGTTTCGGGCATTTTGTCGCTCCCTTAGATGAAGCCTTAATTCAAGTCGCTCTTGACTTTTCAGGACGACCACATTTAAGCTATGGTTTAGATATACCTACTCAAAGAGTGGGTAACTACGATACTCAATTAGTCAGAGAATTTTTTGTTGCTTTAGTTAATCATAGTCAAATTACCTTACACATTCGTCAACTAGACGGCATTAATTCTCATCATATCATCGAAGCCACATTTAAAGCCTTTGCCAGAGCCATGAGAATGGCTTTAGAAATCGATAGTCGCCGTATTCATGAAATACCTAGTTCTAAAGGTGTGTTGTAA
- the ltrA gene encoding group II intron reverse transcriptase/maturase — protein sequence MNSLKYKENFWNKIDWKTVEKKVFKLQKRIYKASASGNVKLVHSLQRLLTKSYYGKLLATRRVTQDNQGKKTAGVDGVKSLTPKQRLDMVNNLKLKGKCKPTRRVNIPKPNGETRPLGIPCMEDRAKQALVKLALEPEWEAKFEPNSYGFRPAKSCQDAIGAIYTSINQQPKYVLDADIAKCFDRIDHDKLLAKLETYPQLRREIKSWLKSGYMNGKNLFPTKEGTPQGGVISPLLANIALHGMELELKKFASTWKGKKRNMSNLSIIRYADDFVILHKDIEKIMECKEFIEKWLRDLGLELKPSKTRISHTLKEYEGNIGFDFLGFNIRQYEVGKTQSGKRSNGKPLGFKTLIKPSKEKVKLHSKKMGEIIDKHKASPQVALIKELNPVITGWGNYYRSVCSKETYKSCDNITYSQLKRWAERRHPKKSKSWVKNRYWHTVIEDKGENGISIRNWVFKTKDGFELKEHAKIEINRHTKVKGEKSPYDGDWIYWSSRRGEHPDVTIRMATLLNKQKGKCKHCGLNFKYEDLLEIDHIIPKSQGGKDVYKNLQVLHRHCHDEKTKEDYQKYPEMGKRNYH from the coding sequence ATGAACTCTTTGAAGTATAAAGAAAACTTTTGGAATAAAATCGACTGGAAAACAGTAGAGAAGAAAGTTTTTAAGTTACAAAAAAGAATATACAAAGCGAGTGCTAGTGGCAATGTCAAGCTGGTTCACAGTTTACAACGACTATTAACGAAATCCTACTACGGTAAATTACTTGCAACCAGAAGGGTAACTCAAGATAATCAGGGTAAAAAGACAGCAGGTGTGGACGGTGTTAAATCGCTGACCCCGAAGCAACGCCTTGATATGGTCAACAATCTGAAGTTAAAAGGGAAATGTAAACCCACTCGTAGGGTGAACATACCAAAACCAAACGGAGAAACCAGACCCCTTGGGATACCCTGCATGGAAGACAGAGCAAAACAAGCGTTAGTCAAATTGGCATTAGAACCCGAATGGGAAGCCAAATTTGAACCTAATAGCTATGGTTTTCGTCCTGCTAAGTCCTGTCAAGACGCAATAGGGGCAATATACACCAGCATTAACCAACAACCAAAATATGTATTGGATGCAGATATTGCTAAATGTTTTGACAGAATTGACCACGATAAATTACTTGCAAAACTAGAAACATACCCACAATTAAGACGTGAAATCAAATCATGGCTAAAAAGTGGATACATGAACGGCAAAAACTTATTCCCTACTAAGGAAGGTACACCACAAGGGGGTGTAATATCCCCTCTATTGGCAAATATAGCCTTGCATGGGATGGAGTTAGAACTCAAAAAGTTTGCCAGTACATGGAAAGGCAAGAAAAGGAATATGAGTAATCTCAGCATAATCCGATATGCAGATGACTTTGTGATTCTTCACAAGGACATTGAGAAAATCATGGAATGTAAGGAGTTTATTGAGAAATGGTTGAGAGACTTAGGGCTGGAACTTAAACCAAGCAAAACCCGTATTTCCCATACTCTTAAAGAATATGAAGGAAATATAGGGTTTGACTTCTTAGGATTTAATATCCGACAATACGAAGTTGGGAAAACGCAATCTGGAAAAAGGTCAAATGGCAAACCTCTCGGATTCAAAACCCTCATCAAACCATCTAAAGAGAAGGTTAAACTCCACAGTAAAAAAATGGGAGAAATAATTGACAAACACAAGGCATCACCACAAGTAGCGTTAATAAAAGAACTTAATCCTGTAATCACAGGATGGGGAAATTACTATCGCTCGGTATGCAGTAAGGAAACTTACAAGTCTTGTGACAACATAACTTACTCTCAATTAAAGAGATGGGCAGAAAGAAGACACCCCAAGAAATCAAAATCATGGGTTAAAAACAGATATTGGCACACCGTAATAGAAGATAAAGGTGAAAACGGCATATCAATCAGAAATTGGGTCTTCAAAACAAAAGATGGATTTGAATTAAAGGAACACGCCAAAATTGAAATCAATCGCCACACCAAAGTCAAGGGAGAAAAATCACCCTATGACGGAGATTGGATTTATTGGTCAAGTCGTAGAGGAGAACATCCTGATGTGACAATAAGAATGGCAACATTACTTAATAAACAGAAAGGTAAATGCAAACACTGTGGACTCAATTTTAAATATGAAGACTTGCTAGAAATCGACCACATCATCCCGAAATCGCAAGGTGGAAAGGATGTGTATAAAAACCTACAAGTTTTACATAGACATTGCCATGACGAAAAGACTAAGGAGGATTACCAGAAGTACCCAGAAATGGGGAAAAGAAACTATCACTAG
- the asnS gene encoding asparagine--tRNA ligase, whose product MNKRIIEILRQGKPEQKIKIQGWVRTKRELKDFAFIEVNDGSSLANLQVVLNQDFPDYERIIKRLSTGVSLTVEGELVESPAKGQKVELKANSIEIFGDCDGETYPLQKKRHSFEFLRSIGHLRGRTNTIGAVMRVRNACANAIHQFFQNKGFLWVHTPIITASDCEGAGELFTVSNLNFEKILQGKKEKIDYSEDFFGRQAYLTVSGQLEAEIMAMAFENVYTFGPTFRAENSNTSRHLAEFWMVEPEMAFCDLEGDQNLAEEFLKYVFNFVLNSCPEDLEFFNQRINQNVLSNADNIINNEFARITYTEAISLLEKCDRTFEFPVEWGIDLQSEHERYLAEKLFKKPVIVTNYPKEIKAFYMRLNDDHKTVSAMDILAPNIGEIIGGSQREERLDVLESRIADLEIDRDSLWWYLDLRRYGTVPHAGFGLGFERLVQFMTGMENIRDVIPFPRTPMNAEF is encoded by the coding sequence ATTAATAAAAGAATTATTGAGATTTTAAGACAAGGAAAACCTGAACAAAAAATTAAAATACAAGGGTGGGTAAGAACAAAAAGAGAACTTAAAGATTTTGCTTTTATTGAAGTTAATGATGGTTCTTCTTTAGCTAATTTACAGGTAGTTTTAAATCAAGATTTTCCTGATTATGAACGTATCATTAAAAGGTTAAGTACTGGGGTATCTTTAACCGTAGAAGGGGAATTAGTGGAATCTCCTGCTAAGGGGCAAAAAGTGGAATTAAAGGCTAATTCGATCGAAATTTTTGGAGATTGTGATGGAGAAACTTATCCTTTACAGAAAAAACGTCACTCTTTTGAATTTTTAAGATCGATCGGACATTTAAGAGGAAGAACAAATACCATTGGTGCTGTAATGCGCGTCAGAAATGCTTGTGCGAATGCCATTCATCAATTCTTTCAAAATAAGGGTTTTTTGTGGGTACATACTCCGATTATTACCGCCAGTGATTGTGAAGGTGCAGGGGAATTATTTACCGTTAGTAACTTAAATTTTGAGAAAATTTTACAAGGTAAAAAAGAGAAAATAGACTATTCCGAAGACTTTTTTGGCAGACAGGCTTATTTAACCGTAAGTGGACAATTAGAAGCGGAAATTATGGCGATGGCGTTTGAAAATGTCTATACTTTTGGACCTACTTTTAGAGCAGAAAATTCTAATACTTCTCGACATTTAGCTGAGTTTTGGATGGTTGAACCTGAGATGGCTTTTTGTGATCTTGAAGGGGATCAAAATTTAGCAGAAGAATTTTTAAAATATGTCTTTAATTTTGTCTTAAATAGTTGTCCTGAAGACTTAGAATTTTTTAATCAAAGAATTAATCAAAATGTGTTAAGTAATGCTGATAATATTATTAATAATGAGTTTGCGAGAATTACTTATACTGAAGCTATTAGTTTGTTAGAAAAGTGCGATCGAACTTTTGAATTTCCTGTGGAATGGGGTATCGATTTACAATCTGAACATGAGCGCTATTTAGCTGAAAAATTATTTAAAAAACCAGTAATTGTGACTAATTATCCGAAAGAGATTAAAGCCTTTTATATGCGCTTAAATGATGATCATAAAACCGTTTCAGCTATGGATATTTTAGCACCTAATATTGGAGAAATTATCGGCGGTTCACAAAGGGAAGAAAGATTAGATGTTTTAGAGTCTCGTATTGCTGATTTAGAGATCGATCGAGATAGTTTATGGTGGTACTTAGACTTAAGAAGATATGGTACAGTACCCCATGCTGGTTTTGGTTTAGGATTTGAAAGATTAGTGCAATTTATGACGGGAATGGAAAATATTAGAGATGTGATACCTTTTCCTCGTACTCCCATGAATGCAGAATTTTAA
- a CDS encoding phosphotransacetylase family protein yields the protein MSSKYLLIASSEPYTGKSATILGIAHQLQNKGIKLGYGKPIGTCFNPSDNLKDEQDLQFISQILNLPESQIKLPLLLLDEKTILDYLGKETNYQDQLVEYCTSIDADLVLLEGAGNLIQGNLFNLSAPEISEKIDASVLLVVKYEPLLIIDQILSAKQILGDRLIGVLINSIPHQQLDTLENSIKPFFQSQGIDILGMLPTDRLLQSVSVKELVYQLKAKVLCRDDRLDLMVESLTVGAMNVNSALEYFRQRQNMAVITGSDRTDLQLAALESSTNCLILTGHTPPQQLILARAEDLEIPILTVDFDTLTTVEIVDRAFGTVRLHETIKVECVQNLIEEHFNIDLLLEKIEKI from the coding sequence ATGTCCAGTAAATATTTATTAATCGCTTCCAGTGAACCTTATACTGGAAAATCTGCTACCATTTTAGGCATTGCCCATCAACTGCAAAATAAAGGTATTAAACTAGGTTATGGTAAACCTATTGGCACTTGTTTTAACCCTTCTGATAACCTTAAAGATGAACAAGATTTACAATTTATTAGTCAAATTTTAAATTTACCTGAATCTCAAATCAAATTACCCTTATTACTATTAGATGAAAAAACTATTCTTGATTATTTAGGTAAAGAAACAAATTATCAAGATCAATTAGTCGAATATTGTACCTCGATCGATGCCGATTTAGTTCTTTTAGAAGGTGCAGGAAATTTAATTCAAGGAAATTTATTTAATCTTAGCGCCCCAGAAATTAGCGAGAAAATAGACGCTTCCGTATTGTTAGTTGTTAAATATGAACCATTATTAATTATTGATCAAATTCTATCAGCAAAACAGATTTTAGGAGATCGACTCATAGGCGTTTTAATTAATAGTATTCCTCACCAACAACTAGACACCCTCGAAAATAGTATTAAACCTTTTTTTCAATCTCAGGGTATCGACATTTTAGGAATGTTACCTACCGATAGACTATTGCAAAGTGTGAGTGTTAAAGAATTAGTATATCAACTAAAAGCAAAAGTACTATGCCGAGACGATCGATTAGACTTAATGGTAGAAAGCCTTACCGTAGGTGCGATGAATGTTAACTCAGCCTTAGAGTATTTTCGTCAACGGCAAAACATGGCTGTAATTACGGGAAGTGATCGAACCGATTTACAACTAGCCGCCTTAGAAAGCTCTACAAACTGCTTGATTTTAACAGGACATACTCCCCCTCAACAATTGATTTTAGCAAGGGCAGAAGACCTGGAAATCCCCATTTTAACCGTAGATTTTGATACCCTTACCACCGTTGAAATAGTCGATCGAGCTTTTGGAACTGTAAGATTACACGAAACAATCAAGGTAGAATGCGTACAAAACCTCATTGAAGAACACTTTAACATTGATTTACTATTAGAAAAAATTGAGAAAATTTAG
- a CDS encoding PIN domain-containing protein — protein sequence MSQDISIIIVFELRAILAGTTRDWSQFSELGICYIPQVLLEELEFLTKRAISEVEEKTAREFIRFFPDSGWLVTQGMTHHDALTVMEGENLSKNARLQLVMAESVYYLSLENVNKLVVLVTNQQNLREEVDNLAQDNLVSLTLAQFTQWLRTKQKPINVSQKIASFSNGKISHREESSPIKTNANSNGKTVSINAQNYSSRAKIKPKNNTFNTIISGFLAIGGLTITVMIAWYFIQPESFQQFWLKTGFPSLNKK from the coding sequence ATGTCCCAAGATATATCTATCATAATCGTTTTTGAACTCAGAGCAATTTTAGCTGGAACTACCCGTGATTGGAGTCAATTTTCAGAGTTAGGTATTTGTTATATTCCGCAAGTGCTGTTAGAGGAATTAGAATTTTTAACAAAAAGGGCTATTTCGGAGGTTGAAGAAAAGACGGCACGGGAATTTATACGTTTTTTTCCTGATAGTGGTTGGCTAGTTACTCAAGGTATGACTCATCATGATGCTTTGACGGTGATGGAAGGGGAAAATTTGAGTAAAAATGCTCGTTTACAATTGGTAATGGCTGAATCCGTATATTATCTGAGTTTAGAAAATGTGAATAAGTTAGTGGTATTAGTCACCAATCAGCAAAATTTACGAGAAGAAGTGGATAATTTGGCACAGGATAACTTAGTAAGTCTAACTTTAGCTCAGTTTACTCAATGGTTACGCACAAAGCAAAAACCGATTAATGTTAGTCAGAAAATTGCTAGTTTTAGTAATGGTAAAATTTCTCATAGAGAGGAATCTTCTCCTATCAAAACTAATGCAAATAGTAATGGTAAAACTGTTTCTATCAATGCTCAAAATTATTCATCGAGGGCAAAAATTAAACCTAAAAATAATACTTTTAATACCATCATTTCGGGATTTTTGGCTATAGGAGGATTAACTATTACGGTGATGATTGCTTGGTATTTTATTCAACCTGAATCTTTTCAACAATTTTGGCTAAAAACGGGTTTTCCCTCTCTAAACAAGAAATAA
- a CDS encoding transposase, with protein MLSNILEKFVKDSPITVMVQVLMTKIFAPDNIDYLFEKYAQRQYQQDLFFSSVVDLMSTVVCGIYPSVNAAYRAKAETLTVSTTALYNKLQGVEIEVSQGLLAETAKQLQGLCYHLGDAGESMLPGYEIRIADGSCLASTEHRLKPTRESTAAPLPGKAIVIFDPTSKLVLDILCEQDAYTQERALFPSLLDKVQAKQVWIADRNFCTAHFLTAIDQKEAFFVIREHKSLPTEEVGLLKSLGEINSGKLFSQMIYFNFEGRVVSVRRIVLHLSKATRDGEKEISILTNLPLEIGEEKIAQMYQRRWNIETLFQTVTKNFHGEIKTLAYPKAALFSYSMALVTYNILATIKNILSVVHGWGKIEMGISDYYLVNEIQGTYRGMIIGVPEDDWAWISQFDDDEMVEWLKSLAHNVRLKYFCKTVRGQKKPKAKLKNNPQRPHVSTARLLKEN; from the coding sequence ATGTTATCTAATATTTTAGAAAAGTTTGTTAAAGATAGTCCCATTACCGTTATGGTACAAGTTTTAATGACCAAAATTTTTGCACCCGATAATATTGACTATCTCTTTGAAAAATATGCACAACGTCAATACCAACAAGATTTATTTTTCTCCTCGGTAGTGGATTTAATGAGTACTGTTGTATGTGGGATTTATCCTTCTGTGAATGCTGCTTACCGAGCCAAAGCCGAAACACTGACGGTATCAACTACTGCATTATATAATAAACTTCAAGGAGTTGAAATCGAAGTCAGTCAAGGATTATTAGCCGAAACAGCAAAACAATTACAAGGTTTATGCTACCATTTGGGAGATGCTGGTGAATCAATGTTACCTGGTTATGAAATTAGAATCGCAGATGGTAGTTGTTTGGCTAGTACTGAACATCGCCTCAAACCCACTCGTGAGTCAACGGCCGCCCCCTTACCGGGTAAAGCCATTGTAATATTTGACCCCACCTCAAAACTGGTATTGGATATTTTATGTGAACAGGATGCCTATACTCAAGAAAGAGCATTGTTTCCGTCACTTTTAGATAAAGTTCAAGCAAAACAAGTATGGATTGCGGATCGTAATTTTTGTACAGCTCATTTTTTAACTGCCATTGATCAAAAAGAAGCATTTTTTGTGATTAGAGAACACAAATCCCTTCCTACAGAGGAAGTTGGTTTATTAAAATCCCTCGGTGAAATCAACAGTGGTAAATTATTTTCGCAAATGATTTACTTTAATTTTGAGGGGAGAGTAGTTTCTGTTCGTCGTATTGTATTACATTTAAGTAAGGCGACACGGGATGGGGAAAAAGAAATAAGTATTTTGACTAATTTACCTTTAGAAATAGGGGAAGAAAAAATAGCTCAGATGTATCAACGTCGTTGGAATATAGAAACATTATTTCAAACAGTGACTAAAAATTTTCATGGAGAAATCAAAACTTTGGCTTATCCCAAAGCTGCTCTATTTTCCTATTCCATGGCACTGGTGACATATAATATTCTCGCCACCATAAAAAATATCTTATCTGTGGTTCATGGTTGGGGAAAAATTGAAATGGGGATTTCTGATTATTATTTAGTCAATGAAATACAAGGTACATATAGAGGAATGATCATTGGTGTACCCGAAGATGATTGGGCATGGATTAGTCAATTTGATGACGATGAAATGGTGGAATGGTTAAAGTCTTTAGCCCACAATGTTCGTTTGAAATATTTTTGTAAAACTGTTCGTGGACAAAAAAAACCAAAAGCGAAGTTAAAAAATAATCCTCAACGTCCTCATGTTTCCACCGCCAGATTACTAAAAGAGAATTAA
- a CDS encoding MoaD/ThiS family protein, whose amino-acid sequence MTTTSELITVNIKLFAIYQEIYQQPEITLNIASGSKAKDILSIVTQQKPNLESWTKITQIAVNLKFVNPDYLLDHGDEIALIPPVSGG is encoded by the coding sequence ATGACAACAACATCAGAATTAATCACCGTGAACATCAAATTATTTGCCATCTATCAAGAAATATATCAACAACCAGAAATAACCTTAAATATCGCCTCAGGCAGTAAAGCCAAAGATATTTTATCGATAGTAACCCAACAAAAACCAAACCTCGAATCATGGACAAAAATAACTCAAATAGCTGTTAACTTAAAATTTGTTAACCCAGACTATCTTCTTGATCATGGAGATGAAATTGCCTTAATTCCTCCCGTTAGCGGCGGTTAA
- a CDS encoding matrixin family metalloprotease codes for MNPKRIIKSHINFISLIVCTLIIVVNFSISLNAKESNLPPLKVHPLPITLQQWKGETQDNYFKEIQPHLAGYLIWSHFPIKVYIQTPDDNLSPAGLTQFQQWQKAVRISIESWNPYLPLIEIEKSDKADILIYRRHPQIKAQINPETGLYNLPRAKAATTTVKFYLTQTPPKQLRHTMSIEVNPHQTFDYLVTNITHELGHALGIWGHSLNTNDVMYHSHSQEIPAISPQDINTLKKIYQQPTRLGWVRPV; via the coding sequence GTGAATCCTAAGCGAATTATTAAAAGTCACATCAATTTTATCTCACTAATAGTTTGCACACTGATAATTGTTGTCAATTTTTCTATTTCCCTCAACGCAAAAGAAAGCAATTTACCCCCATTAAAAGTTCATCCCCTGCCCATAACCCTACAACAATGGAAGGGAGAAACCCAAGATAATTACTTTAAAGAAATCCAACCTCACTTAGCAGGTTATCTAATTTGGTCACACTTTCCCATTAAAGTGTACATACAAACTCCCGATGATAATTTATCCCCAGCAGGATTAACCCAATTTCAACAGTGGCAAAAAGCCGTTAGGATTTCGATCGAATCATGGAATCCTTATCTACCATTAATAGAAATCGAAAAATCTGACAAAGCCGATATTCTCATCTATCGCCGTCATCCCCAAATCAAAGCGCAAATCAACCCCGAAACAGGATTATATAACCTTCCTAGAGCAAAAGCCGCAACCACCACCGTCAAATTCTATTTAACCCAAACACCACCAAAACAATTACGACACACCATGTCGATCGAAGTCAACCCCCATCAAACCTTTGACTACCTAGTAACCAATATTACCCATGAATTAGGTCATGCACTAGGAATTTGGGGACATAGTTTAAACACAAACGATGTGATGTATCATTCTCACAGTCAAGAAATTCCTGCTATTTCACCCCAAGACATAAACACCCTAAAAAAAATTTATCAGCAACCCACCCGTTTAGGTTGGGTGCGACCCGTTTAA